One window of Bacteroidota bacterium genomic DNA carries:
- the trmB gene encoding tRNA (guanosine(46)-N7)-methyltransferase TrmB, producing the protein MYDLLSFYFQVLSQKLSIVNCKSYIIFAFLMYKNKLTRFAEMKSMPHVVEYGFYDLKKSLHPLRGKWKENFFHNENPIVLELGCGKGEYTVGLAERFPGKNFIGIDIKGARMHRGASMAQEKKLDNAAFIRTRIDFINGFFSENEVSEIWITFADPQKEKPNKRLTAPVFLKRYAHLLKSNGIIHLKTDSELLHNFTIGIIDKEEHKKLFSSKDVYGEIKEEGHLLTTIQTTYEKKFLKESKKITYVAFHLKKDYAKGEKIFPLDE; encoded by the coding sequence ATGTACGATTTATTGAGTTTTTATTTTCAGGTATTATCGCAGAAATTGTCCATCGTAAATTGTAAATCGTACATTATTTTTGCATTCCTCATGTACAAGAACAAACTCACCCGTTTTGCAGAAATGAAATCCATGCCGCACGTGGTGGAATATGGTTTTTATGATCTGAAAAAAAGTTTACACCCTTTGCGTGGAAAATGGAAGGAAAATTTTTTTCATAATGAAAATCCAATCGTATTGGAACTGGGTTGTGGAAAGGGAGAATACACAGTAGGACTTGCCGAACGTTTCCCGGGAAAGAATTTCATTGGCATCGACATCAAGGGCGCACGCATGCACAGGGGCGCGAGCATGGCGCAGGAAAAAAAACTGGACAATGCCGCATTTATCCGCACACGCATCGATTTCATTAATGGTTTTTTTTCGGAGAATGAAGTGAGTGAAATCTGGATCACATTCGCTGATCCGCAAAAAGAAAAACCGAACAAACGGCTCACGGCTCCTGTTTTCCTGAAACGCTATGCGCATCTTTTAAAATCAAACGGAATCATCCATCTCAAAACAGACAGCGAACTGCTGCATAATTTCACGATCGGGATCATTGACAAAGAAGAACACAAAAAATTATTCTCTTCGAAAGATGTGTATGGCGAAATAAAAGAAGAAGGCCACCTGCTCACGACGATCCAAACTACCTACGAAAAAAAATTTCTGAAAGAATCGAAGAAGATCACTTACGTTGCTTTTCATTTGAAGAAAGATTACGCGAAAGGAGAAAAAATATTCCCGCTGGATGAATGA
- a CDS encoding T9SS type A sorting domain-containing protein, with amino-acid sequence MKKLYSFTLLSICGAMAFAQSNFQKAISIPFTNTPSPKSIIQCSDGGYLIGASSYNAGNYLIRTDANGTVTWTKSISLASGAALDEVGQNTSLGYYVLSEGSDSSFMSTRYYLTLLDAGGSILSTHQYSTNGYTYNSAKVRQTLDGGYMISESLYEKIGALKTDGNGVAQWNYSFTADTSISAKDPSFDCVVNSDGSMIFTGKRSSDIALVKSDASGNMMWTKTLSNGSSYYHTNSIAALPGGGYIIAGYEDYIAFLMKTDASGNITWYKTYTDPALGYFSFSHVAVLPNGNLFLEASDMWMMNYQTEYVLSDPNGNIIRSFTYGDGSNSMLTNPSFTLTSDGGVALTGYYTDNSSGLSGIGLIKMDGNFNSGCQQFNATAQNTTGAGAPYSQSVPFFRITENANGTALSTGTVSILATEADFCTLFSVQEHGSNIADVAVYPSPVANGEMLHVNIPGVVGKTVISVYDATGRLLDAKEQELVMNTPVDLQTTGYSKGVYLVRITDVNSNLIGETKFIVE; translated from the coding sequence ATGAAAAAGTTATACTCCTTCACTTTGCTTTCTATTTGCGGAGCAATGGCATTCGCACAAAGCAATTTCCAGAAAGCGATCTCTATTCCTTTCACCAACACGCCTTCTCCTAAAAGCATTATTCAGTGCAGCGACGGCGGTTATTTAATTGGTGCTAGTTCCTATAATGCCGGCAACTATCTTATCCGCACGGATGCGAATGGAACGGTTACCTGGACAAAATCAATTTCACTCGCATCGGGCGCTGCGCTCGACGAAGTGGGACAAAATACTTCTCTTGGGTATTATGTTTTGTCGGAAGGATCTGATTCTTCTTTCATGAGTACGAGATATTATCTGACTTTGCTGGATGCGGGCGGAAGTATTCTTTCTACGCACCAGTATTCCACCAACGGTTATACTTATAATTCTGCGAAAGTGCGTCAAACGCTGGATGGAGGATATATGATCTCCGAATCGCTCTATGAAAAAATAGGTGCGCTTAAAACAGATGGCAATGGCGTTGCACAATGGAATTATTCTTTCACTGCCGATACTTCAATTTCAGCAAAAGATCCGAGTTTCGATTGTGTTGTGAATTCTGATGGAAGCATGATCTTCACCGGCAAACGTTCATCTGATATAGCCCTTGTAAAATCTGACGCAAGCGGAAATATGATGTGGACAAAAACACTTTCCAACGGATCATCGTATTATCATACCAATTCCATTGCAGCTCTTCCTGGTGGAGGATACATCATTGCAGGTTATGAAGATTATATTGCATTCCTGATGAAAACGGATGCAAGCGGAAATATTACCTGGTACAAAACGTACACCGATCCTGCGCTTGGTTATTTTTCTTTCTCTCACGTTGCAGTTCTTCCGAATGGAAATCTTTTCCTCGAAGCTTCTGATATGTGGATGATGAATTACCAGACCGAGTACGTGCTCTCTGATCCGAATGGAAATATCATCCGGTCTTTCACCTACGGGGATGGCTCCAACTCTATGCTCACTAATCCTTCCTTCACACTGACCAGCGACGGTGGCGTTGCACTTACGGGTTATTACACCGATAATAGTTCCGGCCTTTCCGGAATTGGCCTGATCAAAATGGATGGAAATTTCAATTCCGGTTGTCAGCAATTCAATGCTACTGCACAAAACACCACAGGTGCAGGCGCTCCTTATTCACAGTCGGTTCCTTTTTTCCGCATTACTGAAAATGCAAATGGAACAGCACTTAGCACCGGAACTGTTTCAATTCTCGCAACCGAAGCTGATTTCTGTACACTCTTCAGTGTGCAGGAACACGGTTCGAATATTGCCGATGTGGCCGTTTACCCCTCACCGGTTGCCAACGGAGAAATGCTTCATGTAAATATTCCGGGAGTTGTTGGGAAAACGGTGATCTCGGTTTACGATGCTACAGGACGCTTGCTTGATGCAAAAGAACAGGAATTAGTCATGAACACTCCTGTTGATCTGCAAACCACGGGTTATAGCAAAGGTGTTTACCTCGTGCGTATTACCGATGTGAATTCAAATCTCATTGGTGAAACAAAATTCATTGTAGAATAA
- a CDS encoding T9SS type A sorting domain-containing protein yields the protein MKNLFLVFIFLFSVGLSAQTPFANALSISFANSSKMKDVSRCSDGGYVLCMDMNTFPQQGAYVVRTDVNGQMQWARSVTPPSNADQMNTFQVAESVNGGYYLFGEYMDSASNIVNYFITFLDVNGNLLSTKRIPTDDYTSYDPHIQQDSAGGFCIATCLYYKMAMIRTDASGNVLWAHAVSNNSTFLWPVNSSYDCLINDDGSLLLSGTASSHLVLQKTNAAGQTIWIHGYSDGQSGFLPFITAHATGGYLIAGDAGNDRFIMKTDTSGNISWYDAFPSVATSASDFSFTDMYELSSGEIEISGASFYTSFLDFTMRLDAAGNVLSANTIGDGNSLEFYNSAMCITPLDEIVLSGYAVDQANSLSGESILRTNTGGNFSCLSNPYTIFPDTAAPIPTIQPDTFYFLNENWSAVTSLNFHSTNLPFTQADFCTLFSVNENNQAEDVLKIYPSPVEQGENIFIETDHFSGEYFLTFYDVIGKTVKKFNRTFSGVQEKTELETSGLAKGIYMLRITNEKNELVGAGKFAID from the coding sequence ATGAAAAATCTTTTTCTTGTTTTTATATTTCTTTTTTCAGTTGGATTAAGTGCGCAAACTCCATTTGCGAATGCACTTTCCATTTCCTTCGCAAACAGTTCGAAGATGAAAGATGTTTCGCGCTGCAGCGATGGCGGTTACGTCCTTTGCATGGACATGAACACTTTTCCTCAACAGGGCGCCTACGTGGTGCGCACGGATGTGAACGGCCAAATGCAATGGGCGCGATCGGTAACGCCTCCTTCGAATGCTGACCAGATGAATACATTTCAAGTGGCGGAATCTGTGAATGGCGGCTATTATCTTTTCGGCGAATACATGGATTCCGCTTCGAATATTGTAAATTATTTTATCACTTTTCTTGACGTGAATGGAAATCTTCTTTCCACGAAAAGAATTCCAACCGATGATTATACTTCTTATGATCCGCACATTCAACAGGACAGCGCCGGTGGATTCTGCATTGCTACCTGTCTTTATTATAAAATGGCGATGATCCGTACCGATGCTTCCGGAAACGTTCTCTGGGCGCATGCAGTTTCCAACAATTCTACATTTTTGTGGCCGGTAAATTCTTCCTACGATTGTTTAATAAATGACGATGGAAGTTTGTTGTTATCAGGCACAGCATCTTCTCATCTTGTTCTTCAGAAAACAAATGCAGCCGGACAAACAATATGGATCCACGGATATTCCGACGGTCAATCGGGCTTTCTGCCTTTTATTACCGCGCATGCTACGGGTGGTTACCTGATCGCAGGAGATGCCGGCAACGACAGATTTATAATGAAAACAGATACGTCAGGAAATATTTCCTGGTACGATGCATTTCCTTCCGTTGCCACTTCTGCGAGCGATTTTTCTTTTACTGATATGTATGAACTTTCTTCCGGAGAAATTGAAATTTCAGGAGCTTCATTTTATACATCATTTCTCGATTTCACGATGCGGCTTGATGCTGCAGGGAATGTACTAAGCGCAAATACGATCGGTGATGGAAACTCGCTTGAATTTTATAATTCTGCGATGTGCATTACACCGCTTGATGAAATAGTGCTCAGCGGGTACGCGGTAGATCAGGCCAACAGTCTTTCCGGAGAAAGTATTCTGCGAACAAACACCGGCGGAAATTTTTCCTGTCTTTCGAATCCTTACACAATTTTCCCTGATACGGCAGCGCCCATTCCCACTATACAACCCGATACTTTTTATTTCCTCAATGAAAACTGGTCGGCGGTGACATCGTTGAATTTTCATTCTACCAATCTTCCTTTTACCCAGGCCGACTTCTGCACGCTTTTTTCTGTGAATGAAAATAATCAGGCGGAAGATGTTTTGAAAATTTATCCTTCGCCGGTGGAGCAGGGAGAAAATATTTTTATTGAAACAGATCACTTCTCCGGGGAATACTTTCTGACTTTTTACGACGTGATTGGAAAAACGGTAAAAAAATTCAACCGCACTTTCAGCGGCGTTCAGGAAAAAACAGAATTGGAAACTTCGGGATTGGCAAAAGGAATTTACATGCTGAGGATTACCAATGAGAAAAATGAATTGGTAGGGGCAGGAAAATTTGCGATCGACTGA
- a CDS encoding Mrp/NBP35 family ATP-binding protein has product MNITTNQVLDALRNVDDPDLKKDIVTLGMVKELVINDNKVSFTVVLTTPACPLKDLIHRACVNAVKYYVSKDVEVEVKMTSNVSTQKKGPALPGVKNIIAVASGKGGVGKSTIASNLACALAMTGAKVGLIDADIYGPSAPLMFDVMNEKPLLKEVNGKTMMIPVESYGVKIMSMGFFAHSNEAVAWRGPIAVRALTQMITEAEWGELDYMIVDLPPGTGDIHLSLVAAVPVTGAVIVSTPQNVALADARKCAAMFRMQAINVPVLGIVENMAWFTPAELPENKYFIFGKEGAARFAEDIGVPLLGQIPLVQSICESGDAGRPAVLQNDTIQAKAFLEMSGNVARHIAIRNSKEIEVAAQ; this is encoded by the coding sequence ATGAATATCACCACCAATCAGGTTCTTGATGCATTGCGTAATGTGGATGATCCGGATCTTAAAAAAGATATTGTCACACTCGGAATGGTAAAGGAACTTGTCATCAACGACAATAAAGTTTCTTTCACCGTTGTGCTCACGACCCCTGCCTGCCCGCTGAAAGATCTCATACACCGTGCCTGTGTGAATGCTGTGAAATATTATGTGAGTAAGGATGTGGAGGTAGAAGTAAAAATGACATCTAATGTTTCCACGCAGAAAAAGGGGCCTGCGCTTCCCGGTGTAAAAAATATTATTGCTGTTGCTTCCGGAAAAGGCGGCGTGGGAAAATCTACCATTGCTTCCAATCTCGCGTGTGCGCTCGCAATGACAGGTGCAAAAGTGGGATTGATAGATGCCGACATTTATGGCCCGTCTGCTCCGCTCATGTTCGACGTGATGAACGAAAAACCTTTGCTAAAAGAAGTGAACGGAAAAACAATGATGATCCCGGTTGAAAGTTATGGAGTGAAAATAATGTCGATGGGATTTTTTGCACATAGCAATGAAGCAGTGGCATGGCGCGGGCCAATTGCGGTGCGTGCGCTCACGCAAATGATCACCGAAGCCGAATGGGGCGAACTCGATTATATGATCGTGGATCTTCCTCCCGGCACCGGCGATATTCATCTCTCTCTCGTTGCTGCAGTTCCTGTTACCGGCGCTGTCATTGTGAGTACGCCGCAGAATGTGGCGCTCGCTGATGCGCGCAAGTGCGCGGCCATGTTCCGTATGCAGGCGATCAATGTTCCGGTGCTTGGTATCGTGGAAAATATGGCGTGGTTTACACCGGCAGAACTTCCGGAAAATAAATATTTCATTTTCGGAAAAGAAGGAGCTGCACGTTTTGCAGAAGACATCGGCGTTCCTTTGCTCGGACAAATTCCATTAGTGCAGAGTATTTGCGAATCGGGTGATGCCGGCCGCCCTGCTGTTTTGCAGAATGATACCATCCAGGCAAAAGCATTTCTCGAAATGTCAGGAAATGTTGCACGACACATTGCGATAAGAAATTCGAAGGAAATAGAAGTTGCCGCACAATAA
- a CDS encoding response regulator transcription factor produces the protein MNETHRILVVDDEEDILEFLTYNLKKEGYAVFTASGGKEALEISAKEKPDLVLLDVMMPGLDGMEVCARMRQMKGMDKTIIAFLTARSEDYSHIAGFDAGADDYINKPIRPRVLMSRIKALLKRIPSAEDSKVLDLGGIKIDRDSYLIYKDGNDISLPRKEFELLSLLASKPGKVFAREEIMNKVWGDEVVVGDRTIDVHVRKLREKIGEDYIKTVKGVGYKFDF, from the coding sequence ATGAATGAAACGCACAGGATATTAGTGGTGGATGATGAAGAGGATATTCTTGAATTCCTTACTTATAATCTGAAGAAAGAAGGATACGCTGTTTTCACAGCAAGTGGTGGTAAAGAAGCGCTGGAAATTTCCGCAAAAGAAAAACCAGATCTCGTTTTACTCGATGTGATGATGCCCGGCCTCGACGGAATGGAAGTTTGCGCGCGCATGCGGCAGATGAAAGGAATGGACAAAACCATCATCGCATTTCTCACTGCGCGGAGTGAAGATTATTCCCACATCGCCGGATTCGATGCCGGCGCCGATGATTACATCAACAAACCCATTCGCCCGCGCGTGCTCATGAGCCGGATAAAAGCATTGCTGAAAAGAATTCCGTCCGCAGAAGATTCAAAAGTGCTCGACCTCGGCGGAATAAAAATTGACCGCGACAGTTATCTTATTTACAAAGACGGGAATGATATTTCACTTCCGAGAAAAGAATTTGAATTGCTTTCATTGCTCGCTTCCAAGCCGGGAAAAGTTTTTGCGCGTGAAGAAATTATGAATAAAGTGTGGGGCGATGAAGTGGTGGTGGGCGACAGAACGATAGATGTGCATGTGCGAAAACTTAGAGAGAAGATCGGGGAAGATTATATAAAGACGGTGAAAGGCGTGGGCTATAAATTTGATTTCTGA
- a CDS encoding MGMT family protein produces the protein MKGKPGSDFFYMVYEVVRLVPKGRITTYGAIAKYLGMKGSSRMVGWAMNSSHSHHSPVPAHRVVNREGLLTGKSHFASPSLMQELLENEGIHVRNDKVQNFKNHFWDPGTELKL, from the coding sequence ATGAAAGGTAAACCCGGATCGGATTTTTTTTACATGGTGTACGAAGTGGTTCGCCTCGTTCCGAAAGGACGCATCACTACGTACGGCGCAATTGCGAAATACCTGGGCATGAAAGGTTCTTCGCGCATGGTGGGCTGGGCCATGAACAGTTCGCATTCGCATCACTCACCTGTGCCCGCGCATCGCGTCGTGAATCGCGAAGGATTGCTTACCGGGAAAAGTCATTTTGCTTCTCCTTCACTCATGCAGGAATTACTCGAGAACGAAGGCATTCATGTACGCAACGACAAAGTGCAGAATTTTAAAAATCATTTCTGGGATCCGGGGACGGAGCTGAAGCTTTAA
- a CDS encoding sensor histidine kinase, whose product MKQPSLRKVAFLTALLSGVVAGGTTFIISLSYHVSVAWFISLIVFLSTGFISYFVFFYYVRNFVNRPINALYKAIYNLKGDDSGKTEIPDFEDPLREIQKEVSDWMQNRSHEIEDLKKLENYRREFLGNVSHELKTPIFNIQGYVTTLLDGGLNDPNINRNYLERAEKGVERMINIVEDLESISRLEAGQMIIERTPFDIYALVMEVYYSQEMKAKSRKVSMKFRETYKAVYVNADKDRIRQVLTNLITNSIKYGKEGGETETRFYDMDDHILVEISDNGIGISKEHLPRLFERFYRVDKGRSREQGGTGLGLAIVKHILEAHGQTINVRSSEGIGSTFSFTLPKVN is encoded by the coding sequence ATGAAACAACCTTCCCTGCGAAAAGTTGCATTTCTTACGGCGTTGCTTTCCGGTGTTGTTGCCGGAGGAACTACGTTTATCATTTCACTTTCTTACCATGTTTCTGTAGCGTGGTTTATTTCACTGATCGTTTTCCTTTCAACCGGGTTCATCAGCTATTTTGTTTTTTTCTACTACGTGAGGAATTTTGTGAATCGCCCGATCAACGCGCTTTACAAAGCTATTTACAATCTGAAAGGGGACGACAGCGGGAAAACAGAAATCCCTGATTTTGAAGATCCGCTTCGTGAAATTCAGAAAGAAGTTTCCGACTGGATGCAGAACCGGTCGCACGAAATAGAAGATCTGAAAAAACTGGAAAATTACCGGAGAGAATTTCTCGGCAATGTTTCTCACGAATTGAAAACACCCATCTTCAATATACAGGGTTATGTTACAACACTACTCGATGGCGGACTCAATGATCCGAACATCAACCGCAATTATCTCGAGCGTGCGGAAAAAGGTGTGGAACGCATGATCAATATAGTGGAAGATTTAGAAAGTATTTCACGCCTCGAAGCCGGGCAGATGATCATCGAGCGCACTCCATTCGACATTTATGCGCTGGTGATGGAAGTTTATTATTCGCAGGAAATGAAAGCGAAGAGCAGAAAAGTTTCCATGAAATTCCGCGAAACGTATAAAGCAGTTTATGTGAATGCAGATAAAGACCGGATCCGCCAGGTGCTCACGAATCTTATTACGAATTCCATCAAGTATGGAAAAGAAGGAGGGGAAACTGAAACGCGTTTTTACGATATGGATGATCATATCCTCGTGGAAATTTCTGACAACGGGATCGGAATTTCGAAAGAACATCTTCCGCGTTTGTTCGAACGTTTCTATCGCGTGGATAAAGGAAGATCGAGAGAGCAGGGTGGTACCGGGCTCGGGCTCGCGATCGTAAAACATATTCTCGAAGCACACGGACAAACCATCAACGTACGCAGCAGCGAAGGGATCGGATCTACATTTTCTTTTACATTACCGAAAGTAAATTAG
- a CDS encoding glycosyltransferase has protein sequence MPSSVKKRVLIAPLDWGLGHATRCVPVIKEFLRQKADVILAAGGKPAKFLKKEFPDLRVLKFPGYNITYPRHRFLALHLAMLSPFIAARVRNERKTIRKIVAENEIDIIVSDNRFGCRTPETYNVYITHQLNVLTPFGKKAATKFHKKYYELFDEVWVPDVDGKINMSGELGHEEGNHPFTHYVGPLTRFLPQDILESRKQKWWLTIVLSGPEPQRSILEKTVMDECAKFSEEILLVRGLPEGGKKTERKFPHVTIADHMNDDELKENLMASMHVLCRPGYSALCDLSALNITPIVIPTPGQTEQEYLAGYHSQMRHLVSFPQKKFNLGKAIREKAQMNLFGIYADKLALERRVRKVLHK, from the coding sequence ATGCCTTCATCCGTTAAAAAACGAGTTCTTATTGCTCCGCTTGACTGGGGCCTTGGCCATGCTACGCGGTGCGTGCCGGTGATAAAAGAATTTCTCCGGCAGAAGGCGGACGTGATCCTTGCAGCAGGGGGAAAACCTGCAAAATTCCTGAAGAAAGAATTTCCCGATCTGCGTGTGTTGAAATTTCCGGGTTACAATATCACTTATCCGCGCCATCGTTTTCTTGCTTTACATCTTGCCATGCTTTCTCCTTTCATTGCGGCTCGTGTGCGGAACGAAAGAAAAACCATAAGGAAAATAGTTGCAGAAAATGAAATTGACATTATCGTATCCGATAATCGTTTTGGTTGCCGCACACCGGAAACTTACAATGTTTACATCACCCATCAATTGAATGTGCTTACTCCATTCGGAAAAAAAGCAGCGACAAAATTTCACAAAAAATACTATGAACTGTTCGATGAAGTTTGGGTGCCGGATGTAGACGGAAAAATAAATATGTCGGGAGAACTCGGCCATGAAGAGGGGAATCATCCCTTCACACATTACGTGGGGCCGCTCACGCGATTCCTGCCGCAGGATATTCTCGAATCGCGAAAACAGAAATGGTGGCTGACGATCGTACTCTCGGGCCCGGAACCGCAGCGTTCCATTCTCGAAAAAACAGTGATGGATGAATGTGCAAAATTTTCTGAAGAAATTCTTCTCGTGCGCGGATTACCCGAAGGCGGAAAAAAAACGGAGCGTAAGTTTCCGCACGTTACGATCGCTGATCACATGAATGATGATGAACTGAAAGAAAATCTCATGGCATCGATGCATGTGTTGTGCCGGCCGGGATATTCTGCGCTCTGCGATCTTTCTGCATTGAACATCACACCCATTGTCATTCCCACTCCGGGACAAACCGAACAGGAATATCTCGCCGGTTATCACTCGCAGATGCGTCACCTGGTTTCTTTCCCACAAAAAAAATTCAACCTCGGAAAAGCGATACGCGAAAAAGCACAGATGAATTTATTCGGGATCTACGCTGATAAACTTGCGCTGGAAAGAAGAGTGAGAAAAGTGCTGCATAAGTAG